One window from the genome of Osmerus eperlanus chromosome 1, fOsmEpe2.1, whole genome shotgun sequence encodes:
- the srsf3b gene encoding serine/arginine-rich splicing factor 3b, with translation MADPAMHRDCPLDCKVYVGNLGNNGNKTELERAFGYYGPLRSVWVARNPPGFAFVEFEDPRDATDAVRELDGRTLCGCRVRVELSNGEKRTRNRGPPPSWSRRPRDDYRRRSPPPRRRSPRRRSFSRSRSRSLSRDRRRERSLSRDRNHKPSRSFSRSRSRSRSNERK, from the exons ATGGCAG ATCCAGCCATGCACAGAGACTGTCCTCTTGACTGCAAGGTCTATGTGGGGAACCTGGGCAACAATGGCAACaagacagagctggagagagcTTTTGGCTACTACGGCCCTCTCCGCAGTGTCTGGGTGGCCAGAAACCCCCCAGGCTTTGCTTTTGTTGAATTTGAAGATCCAAGAGATGCTACTGATGCAGTGCGGGAGCTTGATGGAAG GACATTGTGTGGTTGTCGTGTACGAGTTGAGCTGTCCAATGGAGAGAAACGCACCCGCAATCGTGGTCCTCCCCCCTCGTGGAGCAGACGCCCTCGAGATGACTACAGGCGTCGTAGTCCCCCCCCCAGACGCAG ATCCCCACGTAGGAGGAGCTTCAGTCGCAGTCGTAGCAG GTCTCTttccagagacaggaggagggaaagatccTTGTCCCGAGACAGGAACCACAAACCATCCAGGTCCTTCTCTAGATCCAGGAG CCGCTCCAGGTCTAATGAGAGAAAGTAA
- the cdkn1a gene encoding cyclin-dependent kinase inhibitor 1 isoform X1: MCKTMASRKSILSSLGSGTAQRSLFGPVDHEQLQQEYQQALRKDLEDTSHRWGFDFLLEKPLKGGDFQWEGVPSTTVPLVYRPNMVGMNKVEGQRGVVSYIEARAGPSLSGKENVLYTPERDGATIVQNLETTPGRGERERLKRKQTNITDFYAAKRRVVGTPRKSGQ, from the exons ATG TGTAAGACCATGGCCTCTCGCAAGAGCATTCTAAGCTCCTTGGGTAGCGGTACTGCACAGCGCAGCCTGTTTGGTCCAGTGGACCATgagcagctgcagcaggagtACCAGCAAGCCCTGCGTAAAGACCTGGAGGATACCTCGCACCGCTGGGGCTTTGACTTCCTGCTGGAGAAGCCCTTAAAGGGAGGCGACTTCCAGTGGGAGGGCGTTCCTTCCACTACGGTGCCCCTCGTCTACCGCCCAAATATGGTGGGTATGAACaaggtggagggacagaggggggtggtCTCTTACATAGAGGCCAGGGCAGGGCCCTCGCTCAGTGGGAAGGAGAACGTCCTGTACACCCcagagagggatggagcgacCATCGTCCAAAACCTGGAGACAAcgccagggaggggagagagagaaaggctgaAGAGAAAACAGACCAACATAACAG ACTTCTACGCTGCTAAAAGAAGAGTGGTGGGAACTCCTAGGAAATCCGGTCAGTGA
- the cdkn1a gene encoding cyclin-dependent kinase inhibitor 1 isoform X2 — MASRKSILSSLGSGTAQRSLFGPVDHEQLQQEYQQALRKDLEDTSHRWGFDFLLEKPLKGGDFQWEGVPSTTVPLVYRPNMVGMNKVEGQRGVVSYIEARAGPSLSGKENVLYTPERDGATIVQNLETTPGRGERERLKRKQTNITDFYAAKRRVVGTPRKSGQ, encoded by the exons ATGGCCTCTCGCAAGAGCATTCTAAGCTCCTTGGGTAGCGGTACTGCACAGCGCAGCCTGTTTGGTCCAGTGGACCATgagcagctgcagcaggagtACCAGCAAGCCCTGCGTAAAGACCTGGAGGATACCTCGCACCGCTGGGGCTTTGACTTCCTGCTGGAGAAGCCCTTAAAGGGAGGCGACTTCCAGTGGGAGGGCGTTCCTTCCACTACGGTGCCCCTCGTCTACCGCCCAAATATGGTGGGTATGAACaaggtggagggacagaggggggtggtCTCTTACATAGAGGCCAGGGCAGGGCCCTCGCTCAGTGGGAAGGAGAACGTCCTGTACACCCcagagagggatggagcgacCATCGTCCAAAACCTGGAGACAAcgccagggaggggagagagagaaaggctgaAGAGAAAACAGACCAACATAACAG ACTTCTACGCTGCTAAAAGAAGAGTGGTGGGAACTCCTAGGAAATCCGGTCAGTGA
- the tmcc2 gene encoding transmembrane and coiled-coil domains protein 2 isoform X1, with amino-acid sequence MLDKSEVTTLGLPPSTSHGGSDGNISVDGAGAVAGAGAGAGAVAGGADGSGVAEPQRMRAALEHLQQKILKITEQIRVEQEARDDNVAEYLKLAHNADKQQASRIKQVFEKKNQKSAQTIAHLHKKLEHYHKKLKEIEQNGPARQPKDVLRDMQQGLKDVGANVRAGISGFGGGVVEGVKGGVSALTHTAVVSKPREFASLIRNRFGSADNIAHLKDTLEDGVGGHSEDTLTPRALSGSATLVSSPKYGSDDECSSATSGSAAGSNSGGAGGGGGMSGLGPGLGSPRLDGHHHHHHHIHSSWDALLEGLQEIKASQAHMEDTIEDMKGQLQSDYSYMTQCLQEERYRYERLEEQLNDLTELHQNEMTNLKQELASMEEKVAYQSYERARDIQEAVESCLTRITKLELQQQQQQVVQLEGVENANARALLGKLINVILALMAVLLVFVSTLANFITPLMKTRARVAATVLLALLLFILWKHWDFLEHCLLWLLPS; translated from the exons ATG CTGGATAAAAGTGAGGTGACAACCCTCGGCCTGCCCCCTTCTACCAGCCATGGAGGCTCTGACGGTAACATCAGTGTTGACGGAGCTGGGGCtgtggctggggccggggctggggcaggggctgtggCCGGGGGGGCTGATGGGTCAGGAGTTGCAGAGCCCCAAAGAATGCGAGCAGCTCTGGAGCACCTGCAGCAAAAGATCCTGAAGATCACCGAGCAGATCCGCGTGGAACAGGAGGCACGCGATGACAATGTAGCAGAGTACCTAAAGCTCGCCCACAACGCCGACAAGCAGCAGGCCTCACGCATCAAACAGGTGTTTGAGAAGAAGAACCAGAAGTCTGCGCAGACCATTGCCCACTTACACAAGAAGCTTGAGCACTACCACAAGAAGTTGAAGGAAATAGAACAG AATGGTCCAGCCCGACAGCCAAAGGATGTCCTCCGTGACATGCAGCAGGGCCTAAAGGACGTGGGAGCCAACGTTCGAGCAGGCATCAGTGGATTTGGCGGGGGAGTAGTGGAAGGGGTCAAAGGAGGGGTATCTGCCCTTACCCACACTGCCGTAGTCTCCAAGCCCCGGGAGTTTGCCAGCCTGATACGCAATAGGTTTGGCAGTGCAGACAACATCGCCCACCTTAAAGACACACTAGAAGACGGGGTGGGAGGACACTCGGaggacacactcaccccacgcGCCCTCAGCGGCAGTGCCACCCTGGTATCCAGCCCCAAGTACGGCAGTGACGACGAGTGCTCTAGCGCCACCTCGGGGTCAGCAGCCGGCAGTAACTCGGGTGgggccgggggaggaggggggatgtccGGGCTGGGGCCAGGTTTGGGGAGCCCCAGGCTGGAcggccaccatcaccaccaccaccacatccacaGCTCCTGGGACGCGTTGCTGGAGGGCCTGCAGGAGATCAAGGCCAGCCAGGCTCACATGGAGGACACCATCGAGGACATGAAGGGCCAGCTGCAGAGTGATTACTCCTACATGACTCAGTGTCTGCAGGAGGAGAGATATAG GTATGAACGACTAGAAGAGCAGCTGAATGACCTCACAGAGTTGCATCAGAATGAGATGACCAACCTAAAACAGGAGCTGGCCAGCATGGAGGAAAAGGTGGCCTACCAGTCCTacgagagagccagagacattCAG GAGGCAGTCGAGTCGTGCCTGACTCGCATCACCAAGTtggagctgcagcagcagcagcagcaggtggtGCAGCTGGAGGGCGTGGAGAACGCCAACGCCCGCGCCCTGCTGGGGAAGCTCATCAACGTCATCCTGGCTCTCATGGCCGTGCTGCTGGTGTTCGTCTCCACGCTGGCCAACTTCATCACCCCGCTGATGAAGACACGGGCACGGGTTGCTGCGACCGTCCTTCTGGCCCTGCTGCTCTTCATTCTCTGGAAGCACTGGGACTTCCTGGAGCACTGTCTCCTGTGGCTGCTGCCCAGCTGA
- the tmcc2 gene encoding transmembrane and coiled-coil domains protein 2 isoform X2, which translates to MRAALEHLQQKILKITEQIRVEQEARDDNVAEYLKLAHNADKQQASRIKQVFEKKNQKSAQTIAHLHKKLEHYHKKLKEIEQNGPARQPKDVLRDMQQGLKDVGANVRAGISGFGGGVVEGVKGGVSALTHTAVVSKPREFASLIRNRFGSADNIAHLKDTLEDGVGGHSEDTLTPRALSGSATLVSSPKYGSDDECSSATSGSAAGSNSGGAGGGGGMSGLGPGLGSPRLDGHHHHHHHIHSSWDALLEGLQEIKASQAHMEDTIEDMKGQLQSDYSYMTQCLQEERYRYERLEEQLNDLTELHQNEMTNLKQELASMEEKVAYQSYERARDIQEAVESCLTRITKLELQQQQQQVVQLEGVENANARALLGKLINVILALMAVLLVFVSTLANFITPLMKTRARVAATVLLALLLFILWKHWDFLEHCLLWLLPS; encoded by the exons ATGCGAGCAGCTCTGGAGCACCTGCAGCAAAAGATCCTGAAGATCACCGAGCAGATCCGCGTGGAACAGGAGGCACGCGATGACAATGTAGCAGAGTACCTAAAGCTCGCCCACAACGCCGACAAGCAGCAGGCCTCACGCATCAAACAGGTGTTTGAGAAGAAGAACCAGAAGTCTGCGCAGACCATTGCCCACTTACACAAGAAGCTTGAGCACTACCACAAGAAGTTGAAGGAAATAGAACAG AATGGTCCAGCCCGACAGCCAAAGGATGTCCTCCGTGACATGCAGCAGGGCCTAAAGGACGTGGGAGCCAACGTTCGAGCAGGCATCAGTGGATTTGGCGGGGGAGTAGTGGAAGGGGTCAAAGGAGGGGTATCTGCCCTTACCCACACTGCCGTAGTCTCCAAGCCCCGGGAGTTTGCCAGCCTGATACGCAATAGGTTTGGCAGTGCAGACAACATCGCCCACCTTAAAGACACACTAGAAGACGGGGTGGGAGGACACTCGGaggacacactcaccccacgcGCCCTCAGCGGCAGTGCCACCCTGGTATCCAGCCCCAAGTACGGCAGTGACGACGAGTGCTCTAGCGCCACCTCGGGGTCAGCAGCCGGCAGTAACTCGGGTGgggccgggggaggaggggggatgtccGGGCTGGGGCCAGGTTTGGGGAGCCCCAGGCTGGAcggccaccatcaccaccaccaccacatccacaGCTCCTGGGACGCGTTGCTGGAGGGCCTGCAGGAGATCAAGGCCAGCCAGGCTCACATGGAGGACACCATCGAGGACATGAAGGGCCAGCTGCAGAGTGATTACTCCTACATGACTCAGTGTCTGCAGGAGGAGAGATATAG GTATGAACGACTAGAAGAGCAGCTGAATGACCTCACAGAGTTGCATCAGAATGAGATGACCAACCTAAAACAGGAGCTGGCCAGCATGGAGGAAAAGGTGGCCTACCAGTCCTacgagagagccagagacattCAG GAGGCAGTCGAGTCGTGCCTGACTCGCATCACCAAGTtggagctgcagcagcagcagcagcaggtggtGCAGCTGGAGGGCGTGGAGAACGCCAACGCCCGCGCCCTGCTGGGGAAGCTCATCAACGTCATCCTGGCTCTCATGGCCGTGCTGCTGGTGTTCGTCTCCACGCTGGCCAACTTCATCACCCCGCTGATGAAGACACGGGCACGGGTTGCTGCGACCGTCCTTCTGGCCCTGCTGCTCTTCATTCTCTGGAAGCACTGGGACTTCCTGGAGCACTGTCTCCTGTGGCTGCTGCCCAGCTGA
- the usp49 gene encoding ubiquitin carboxyl-terminal hydrolase 49 has protein sequence MDRCKHVGRLRLGHDHSVLNPQKWSCVDCSTTESVWACLKCSHVACGRFIEEHSLKHFQESGHPLAMEVRELDVFCFACGDYVLNDNAEGDLKLLRGALSTVRSPGRRSLRSSAGGDCTPWVGEGGPQLQPAMQMALWHRRKMLLGSVMRRWRARQQELQRQREQKLEEEKEELRRQRKEVKRRLLGELANVPPRKSARLLTRTPRSTIALIPLKFRDPPERLPPLPKKPPAITLSHKPSRNGRTPKVRRFYSHTATRRRLAPGVTGLRNLGNTCYMNSILQVLSHLQKFRECFLTLDVCETEELLAKTNSSQGRKEVASAVVGGGSAGLLAQGLGCPLAKTGSGGSPESSKKITPPCLNAAELVQPKEPRSSTRQQMSLCHELHTLFRVMWSGRWSLVSPFAMLHSVWNLIPAFRGYDQQDAQEFLCELLDKVQQELESEGTKRRIVIPITQRKLSKQVLKVLNTIFHGQLLSQVTCLSCKHKSNTVEPFWDLSLEFPERYHSMQKGSSSMAFQRSCSLTEMLAKFTETEALEGSIYACNNCNRKRRKTSHKPLVLSEACKQLLIYRLPQVLRLHLKRFRWSGRNHREKIGVHVAFDQVLNIEPYCCSDSGHTVHREGYTYDLSAVVMHHGKGFGSGHYTAYCYNTEGGFWVHCNDSEMNVCNVEEVCNTQAYILFYTQRSA, from the exons ATGGATCGCTGTAAGCACGTGGGACGCCTCCGCCTGGGCCATGACCATTCAGTCCTGAACCCACAGAAATGGAGCTGTGTGGACTGCAGCACCACCGAGTCAGTGTGGGCATGCCTCAAGTGCTCCCATGTGGCCTGTGGCCGCTTCATCGAAGAGCACTCGCTCAAACACTTTCAGGAGTCCGGCCACCCGCTGGCCATGGAGGTGCGTGAGCTGGACGTCTTCTGCTTTGCCTGTGGGGACTACGTGCTCAACGACAATGCAGAAGGAGACCTTAAACTCCTCCGGGGGGCGCTGTCCACCGTGCGCAGCCCCGGCCGACGCTCTTTGCGCTCCTCGGCGGGCGGGGACTGTACCCCCtgggtgggcgagggggggccGCAGCTGCAGCCAGCCATGCAGATGGCCCTGTGGCACCGCAGGAAGATGCTCCTGGGGAGCGTGATGCGGAGGTGGAGGGCGAGGCAGCAGGAGCTGCAGCGCCAGCGGgagcagaagctggaggaggagaaggaggagctgaGACGCCAGAGGAAGGAAGTGAAGAggaggctcctgggagagctGGCCAACGTGCCGCCCAGGAAGAGCGCCCGGCTCCTTACCCGGACGCCTCGCTCCACCATCGCACTCATTCCCCTCAAGTTCCGGGACCCTCCCGAGCGCTTACCTCCTCTGCCCAAGAAGCCCCCCGCCATCACGCTGTCTCACAAGCCCTCTCGTAATGGTAGAACTCCGAAAGTGCGGAGGTTCTACTCCCACACTGCCACACGTCGCAGACTGGCCCCAGGTGTCACCGGTCTGCGTAACCTGGGCAACACGTGCTACATGAACTCTATCTTACAGGTGTTGAGCCACCTGCAGAAATTCAGGGAGTGTTTTCTCACACTGGACGTGTGTGAGACTGAGGAGCTGCTGGCTAAGACCAACAGCTCCCAGGGGAGAAAGGAGGTAGCAAGTGCCGTAGTTGGAGGCGGTAGCGCTGGCCTGCTGGCGCAGGGTTTAGGCTGCCCTCTGGCCAAGACGGGCAGCGGTGGCTCCCCAGAGAGCAGCAAGAAGatcacccctccctgcctgaACGCAGCAGAGCTGGTCCAGCCCAAGGAGCCACGCTCGTCCACCCGCCAGCAGATGTCCCTCTGCCACGAGCTTCACACGCTCTTCAGGGTCATGTGGTCGGGCCGCTGGTCGCTGGTGTCGCCCTTCGCCATGCTGCACTCTGTGTGGAACCTGATCCCGGCGTTCCGGGGCTATGATCAGCAGGACGCCCAGGAGTTCCTGTGCGAGCTGCTGGACAAGGtgcagcaggagctggagtCAGAGGGCACCAAGCGCAGGATCGTCATCCCCATCACCCAGAGGAAGCTCTCCAAGCAGGTGCTCAAGGTCCTCAACACCATCTTCCATGGGCAGCTACTCAGTCAG GTGACGTGTCTGTCGTGTAAGCACAAGTCCAACACAGTGGAGCCCTTCTGGGACCTCTCCCTGGAGTTCCCTGAGCGCTACCACAGCATGCAGAAGGGCTCCAGCTCCATGGCCTTCCAGCGCAGCTGCTCCCTCACAGAGATGCTGGCCAAGTTCACTGAGACCGAGGCCCTTGAAGGAAGCATTTATGCCTGCAACAACTGCAACA GGAAGAGACGGAAGACGTCCCACAAGCCCCTGGTTTTGTCAGAAGCGTGTAAGCAGCTTCTGATCTACCGCTTACCTCAGGTTCTACGGCTGCACCTCAAACGCTTCAG ATGGTCAGGTCGGAACCACAGAGAAAAGATTGGCGTCCACGTGGCCTTCGACCAGGTTCTGAATATAGAACCCTACTGCTGCAGTGACTCGGGTCATACCGTCCATAGAGAGGGCTACACCTACGACCTGTCTGCTGTGGTCATGCACCATGGGAAAGGCTTCGGCTCAGGGCACTACACCGCATACTGCTACAACACAGAAGGAG GGTTCTGGGTCCACTGTAATGACTCTGAGATGAACGTGTGCAACGTGGAGGAGGTGTGCAACACTCAGGCCTACATTCTGTTCTACACCCAGAGGTCTGCCTAG
- the med20 gene encoding mediator of RNA polymerase II transcription subunit 20 yields the protein MVCLRVDFRNKLTAGTMGVTCVCQVPIAEGKSVQQTIDILHKKLEQLGAVKHGSFYVDCETYHATGNASGQPSKLLYVMHNSETPLSCLALFEGGPCLTADGNFDVLMIKLKSHFQNAKGHKVESRGTRYRYCDFLIKVGAVTMSSSARGISVEVEYCPCVIPGDCWNLMKEFMQTFLGPSIPELPSVFATKPEGLYAPADCVDTMTQYLELFSKLRKQQVIPGGTGR from the exons ATGGTTTGTTTGCGCGTAGATTTTCGGAACAAGCTAACTGCTGGCACAATGGGGGTGACTTG tgtgtgtcaggtgcCCATTGCAGAGGGGAAGAGTGTGCAGCAAACAATAGACATTCTGCACAAAAAACTGGAACAGCTTGGCGCTGTGAAGCATGGAAGCTTTTACGTGGACTGTGAGACGTACCATGCCACAGGAAACGCCAGCG GTCAGCCTTCAAAGCTTCTCTATGTGATGCACAATTCTGAGACTCCACTGAGCTGCCTAGCTCTGTTTGAAGGGGGGCCCTGTCTAACTGCAGATGGAAATTTTGATGTGCTCATGATAAAGCTGAAGAGCCACTTTCAGAATGCCAAGGGGCACAAGGTGGAGAGTCGTGGCACCCGCTACCGCTATTGTGATTTCCTGATCAAAGTTGGAGCTGTCACAATGAGCTCTAGTGCAAGGGGCATTTCAGTAGAG gTGGAGTATTGTCCCTGCGTGATCCCAGGGGACTGCTGGAACTTGATGAAAGAGTTTATGCAGACATTCCTGGGCCCTAGCATCCCTGAGCTACCCTCAGTCTTTGCCACCAAACCTGAGGGTCTATATGCCCCAGCGGACTGTGTTGACACCATGACTCAGTATCTGGAGTTATTCAGCAAACTACGTAAACAGCAGGTAATTCCAGGGGGTACTGGACGCTGA
- the bysl gene encoding bystin, whose amino-acid sequence MPKVKKSRGGGVEKSGGTLALADQILQGDMVRVPGRVKSRDTREDEEDEYVDERLSRKILEQARIQQEELQTEYGLEPEVKKKPATVLGPHTKDEDSDEEWPALGEAGAGEGDDAGCATEVVVDAEDEKAIEIFMNKNPPMRRTLADIIMEKITEKQTEVGTVMSEVSGRPMPQLDPRVIEVYRGVNKVLSRYRSGKLPKAFKIIPALSNWEQVLYLTEPETWTAAAMYQATRIFSSNLKERMAQRFYNLVLLPRIRDDIAEYKKLNFHLYNALKKALFKPGAWFKGILIPLCESGTCTLREAIIIGSILTKCSIPVLHSSAAMLKLAEMEYNGANSIFLRLLLDKKYAVPFRVLDALVAHFLSFRSEKRVLPVLWHQSLLTLTQRYKADLASEQKGALLELLKIQTHPQISAEIRRELQNSESRDLETAMPVMMMD is encoded by the exons ATGCCTAAAGTGAAGAAATCCAGAGGCGGAGGGGTTGAAAAAAGCGGTGGAACATTGGCGTTGGCTGATCAGATTCTGCAAGGGGACATGGTAAGAGTCCCAGGCAGAGTAAAGAGCAGAGACACGAGGGAAGATGAAGAAGATGAGTACGTGGACGAGCGTCTGTCACGGAAAATCTTGGAACAGGCTCGAATTCAGCAAGAGGAACTACAGACAGAATATGGCTTGGAACCGGAGGTCAAGAAAAAACCAGCCACCGTTTTAG GCCCTCACACCAAGGATGAAGACTCAGATGAGGAGTGGCCAGCTCTTGGAGaagcaggagcaggagagggggatgatgcTGGCTGTGCAACTGAAGTGGTGGTGGATGCAGAGGATGAGAAAGCCATTGAAATTTTCATGAATAAAAATCCTCCAATGAG GCGGACATTGGCTGACATCATCATGGAGAAGatcacagagaaacagacagaagtGGGAACCGTCATGTCAGAGGTTTCAGGAAGACCAATGCCACAGCTGGACCCGAGGGTCATTGAAGTCTACAGAGGGGTAAACAAG GTCTTGTCTAGATACAGAAGTGGTAAGCTCCCCAAGGCTTTCAAGATCATTCCGGCATTATCAAACTGGGAGCAAGTACTGTACCTGACTGAGCCTGAGACCTGGACAGCTGCTGCTATGTACCAGGCAACAAG AATCTTCTCTTCCAATCTGAAAGAGCGAATGGCCCAAAGGTTCTACAATTTGGTGCTGCTGCCAAGAATAAGAGATGACATAGCAGAGTACAAAAAACTAAACTTCCACCTTTACAACGCATTGAAGAAAGCCCTCTTCAAACCTGGGGCATGGTTTAAAG GTATTCTGATCCCTCTCTGTGAATCTGGAACATGCACTCTTAGAGAAGCCATCATCATCGGAAGCATACTTACCAAGTGCTCGATACCTGTACTCCACTCCAG CGCTGCCATGCTGAAACTCGCAGAGATGGAGTACAATGGTGCCAACAGCATCTTTCTGCGTCTGTTACTGGACAAGAAATATGCCGTGCCATTCCGTGTCCTGGATGCCTTGGTTGCACACTTCCTGTCTTTCCGCAGTGAGAAACGTGTCCTTCCTGTGCTGTGGCATCAGAGCCTGCTCACCCTGACGCAGCGCTACAAGGCTGACCTGGCTTCTGAACAGAAGGGAGCACTGCTGGAGCTACTCAAGATTCAAACACACCCTCAGATCTCTGCAGAGATCCGACGAGAGCTGCAAAACTCAGAATCCCGGGATCTTGAAACGGCAATGCCAGTCATGATGATGGACTGA
- the ccnd3 gene encoding G1/S-specific cyclin-D3: MELTCHEDGGFITTSNCTTQSAEVMAIRACKDPVLTTDYRIWQNLLVIEKTSRVMPSYFGTVQTDIQPYMRRVLAVWMLQVCEEQKCEEEVFPLAIHYLDRYLSRVFVQRTNLQLLGAVCMFLSSKLRETVPLSARRLCIYTDNAISVSDLLQWELPVVAGLEWNLGSVLPSDFLEPILHEIPIIPLNLHALRRHVHSYIALAATEYTFSMFLPSTIACASVAAAIRRLSLLNGGLSTDSLMQLLANLLAIDLDSLCSCYGQLENMLDLNLPSCSQSTAVSRPGTPALEHSYTPTDVQDVHLSPLVYK, from the exons atggagttgacatgtcatgaAGATGGAGGATTCATAACTACATCAAACTGTACCACCCAATCTGCTGAAGTCATGGCTATCCGGGCCTGCAAAGACCCTGTCTTGACAACGGACTATCGGATTTGGCAAAATCTCTTAGTCATAGAGAAGACAAGTCGAGTTATGCCATCCTACTTTGGCACAGTTCAGACAGATATTCAACCCTACATGAGGAGAGTATTGGCTGTATGGATGCTGCAG GTTTGTGAGGAGCAGAAGTGTGAAGAAGAGGTGTTTCCTTTGGCAATCCACTACCTAGATCGTTATTTGAGTCGTGTTTTTGTTCAGAGGACAAACCTGCAGCTTCTAGGAGCTGTTTGTATGTTCCTATCTTCCAAGCTACGAGAAACAGTTCCCTTGAGTGCCAGAAGGCTTTGTATCTACACAGACAATGCCATTTCTGTCTCTGATCTCCTG CAGTGGGAGCTGCCTGTAGTAGCTGGGTTAGAATGGAATCTTGGCTCTGTGCTTCCCTCTGACTTCCTGGAACCCATTCTTCATGAAATACCAATAATCCCTCTCAACCTCCATGCCTTGCGCAGACATGTCCACTCCTACATCGCCCTTGCAGCAACAG aatatacattttcaatGTTCCTGCCCTCAACAATCGCCTGTGCCAGTGTGGCAGCTGCTATCCGCAGACTTAGTCTTCTTAATGGAGGGCTCTCCACTGATTCACTCATGCAGCTTCTGGCTAATTTGTTGGCCATTGATCTA GACTCCCTCTGCTCCTGTTATGGACAGTTGGAAAATATGCTTGACCTCAACCTTCCCTCGTGCTCCCAATCCACAGCTGTCAGCCGGCCAGGAACACCTGCCCTTGAGCATAGCTACACCCCCACTGACGTGCAGGACGTACATTTGTCCCCCTTGGTCTACAAATGA